One part of the Synergistota bacterium genome encodes these proteins:
- a CDS encoding saccharopine dehydrogenase NADP-binding domain-containing protein has translation MKKVLLLGCGLVGKTIASELSKDFDVTVLDLNEENLNKLNERIKKVKGSAVDEELLKNLTKNVDLVCGALPGKIGYKVAQTIINLGKNYCDVSFMPENFLELERLTQERKVTAVFDMGVAPGLSNLLVGRGASLLDEVNYAKIYVGGLPEKPEPPFSYKAVFSPYDVLEEYTRPARIIVDGKESVVEALTGLEEICFPGFGKLEAFYTDGLRSLLYTIKAKNMEEKTLRYPGHANIIKALKQMKMLNEEHINLTAKLLFPLWQLEPEKGDRDITIMIVEVSGRKNGDKLTLRWELFDRFDEESWTHSMARVTAFPCVIVSKLILQEKITEKGIITPEKLGMNEEFYRYITEELRKKGIKIKEKIIIEKGD, from the coding sequence TTGAAGAAAGTTCTCCTACTTGGATGCGGATTAGTAGGTAAAACAATAGCTTCAGAGTTATCGAAAGACTTTGACGTAACTGTCTTAGATTTAAATGAAGAAAACCTAAATAAGCTAAATGAAAGAATTAAGAAAGTGAAAGGATCTGCAGTTGATGAAGAATTACTAAAGAATCTTACAAAAAACGTAGATTTGGTTTGCGGAGCTCTTCCAGGAAAAATAGGCTACAAAGTGGCACAAACAATAATTAACCTGGGGAAAAACTACTGCGATGTATCTTTCATGCCGGAAAACTTCCTTGAACTCGAGAGACTAACTCAAGAAAGAAAGGTTACAGCAGTTTTCGACATGGGGGTTGCTCCTGGTCTATCGAATTTGTTAGTTGGGCGAGGAGCATCCTTATTAGATGAGGTAAATTATGCTAAGATATATGTAGGAGGGTTGCCAGAAAAACCAGAACCTCCGTTCTCTTATAAAGCGGTGTTTTCCCCTTATGACGTCTTAGAGGAATATACAAGGCCTGCAAGAATAATAGTGGATGGCAAAGAAAGTGTGGTTGAAGCATTAACTGGATTAGAAGAGATATGCTTTCCAGGATTTGGAAAGTTAGAGGCCTTTTATACAGACGGGCTAAGATCTCTCTTATACACAATAAAAGCCAAAAACATGGAAGAAAAGACCTTAAGATATCCAGGGCATGCCAATATAATAAAGGCTTTAAAGCAGATGAAAATGCTAAACGAAGAGCATATTAATTTGACAGCAAAACTTCTTTTTCCTCTATGGCAGTTAGAACCTGAAAAGGGAGATAGAGATATAACTATAATGATCGTAGAGGTAAGTGGAAGAAAAAACGGAGATAAATTAACACTTAGGTGGGAATTGTTTGATAGATTCGACGAGGAAAGTTGGACCCACTCTATGGCAAGAGTTACCGCTTTTCCTTGCGTAATAGTCTCAAAGCTCATATTACAAGAAAAAATTACAGAAAAAGGCATTATAACACCAGAGAAGCTCGGTATGAATGAAGAGTTTTATAGATATATAACCGAGGAGCTTAGAAAAAAGGGTATAAAGATAAAAGAAAAGATAATTATAGAGAAGGGAGACTAA